The Brumimicrobium sp. genomic interval CGCCTCCTGTAGAATAAATTCCAACTCCCATCTCTCTTAACTCTGCTAATAATTCTTCCGTTCCATTGATAATGGCCGCAATCACTTCTCCTGTAACCAAATTCTTATTTCTGCCTATAGTTGAAGAAAGCAAAATATTATCTGTAGCTCCGACACAAAGTAAATCATCTACATTCATAATTAAAGCATCTTGTGAAATCCCCTTCCACACAGAGATATCCCCTGTTTCCTTCCAGTACATATAGGCTAAAGAAGATTTAGTGCCTGCGCCATCAGCATGCATCACTACGCAATAATCTTCATCTCCGGCTAAGAAATCAGGAATAATTTTACAGAATGCTTTGGGAAAAATACCTTTATCGATATTTGCAATAGCATTGTGTACGTCCTCCTTTCCCGCGGAAACTCCTCTTTGATTATAACGATTATCTGACATGAACTGCTTTAATTGAAGGTGCAAAGATAGGAAAAAAATACGATTTATAGGTATCTTTTAATTCTTTCTCCAATCAAAAAGGTAAATCGGTTTTCCTCTAGGAATACGATGCTGTATAGTATTACTTCCTTGCTTTTCACTTAGGTTTCTACCTTCTAAAATAAAATAATAGTCTTTCTTCCCATCTGTATGCAGCATTTCCTCAAAATCATACACCATAAATTGATAATCCCCTACACTTATATGTTTAACACCTCTAAATTTTGTTTTAACACCATCTGAAAAATGAAGTGTTAATTCATCTTTGATTTTATTATATTCACCATTCTTTAATTGGATAGATTGAATAATTTTATCTGTAGAAATTAAATAGATATTTCCTCTCAAGGATTCTAATTTCATGCAGAAATCTGCTGGTTTTACTAATATTTTTCCTAATTCTATTGACGGATAATGCAGGATGTTGTCCTTTCTCTTCTGATTAACTTGAAATTTTGAGATACGCGTAAAAACCAACATAGCAAGCAATAGCCCAATCATCACGATAAACACATTCAGAATCACTATCGGTGTGGATCCGAAATGACGATATAAAACCCAAGTAAGTCCAACAAAAAGACTTAACACCAGAAATCCCGCAAGTAAACCTATGATTTTTTTCATAGCACAAATGTAATGATTTCTTAGCTTTGCAAACACATGTTAACATGCGATCGACAAACATATCAGGATTTAAGTTTTGACAAAGTTCAATCTTTGTTAGAAGAATTTTGTATAGGTCCTACTGCCAAGAAATTAGCTCTGCAGCTAAAACCAGTTGGCAAGCGTGATGAATTGCTTAAGTTTCTGAATCAAACAAATGAATTAACTCAAATAAAGAGGATAGGACTTCCTTTCCCACAACTAGAGTTTGAAGAACTAGAAAAAGAAATCCGTTTATTATCTATCAAAAATGCCAGTTTACCTGAAGCAAGTTTTAGCAAAATTCGCTTAGCATCTGGCATGAGCAATGATATCTTACATTTCCTTGAGAAACACGCTAACAACTATCCCCAACTCAAAGAATTATTTACAAACGTTAAGATTACAAAAGAAATCATACAACTTATAGATGAAGTATTTGATTTACACAATCAGATACGTGATAAGGCCTCACCTACTTTATTTGAAATACGTCAAAACTTAACACACGTTCACAAACAAATCAATACAAGTTTTGACAGATGTGTACGTAAATACTTAAAGAAAGGAGTGCTTAATGAAATTAAGGAGAGTTTTATAGACGAACGCCGTGTATTAGCAGTAATCTCATCCTATAAGAAGGAAGTAAACGGACGTATTTTAGGGAATTCAAAAACTGGAAATATTACGTTTATTGAACCGGGAGAGGTGCTACCACATAATAAAGAATTAGAGCAATTAAAGGATGATGAACAGAAGGAAATATTTATTATTCTTCAACAATTAACCAAGAAATTATCGAACCACCTTCCATTGATTAAAGAATATCAGCACGTGCTCACTAAACTGGATTTTATCCATGCAAAAAGTCGCCTTGCTTTACTTATGAAGGCCAATTTACCGGCTATTCTGAAAGAACAAAGGATGGATTTAATTGATGCTTACCACCCCCTATTAAGACTCAACAACGATCTTATTAAGAAAGAAACAATTCCACAACATATTGCAATGCATAAAGGAGCTAGAATGCTTGTTATTTCAGGTCCTAATGCAGGAGGGAAAAGTATCACACTCAAAACTGTAGGAATACTTCAACTGATGCTACAATGTGGATTATTAGTTTCTGTTCATCCAAATAGCAAGATGTGTCTTTTTGATATTTTGCTTACGGATATTGGAGACAACCAATCAATTGCAGATGAATTGAGCACGTATTCTTATCGCTTGAAAAGAATGAAACATTTTCTAAATGTTTCCAATAATAAAACCCTTTTGTTGATGGATGAATTTGGAACAGGTTCTGATCCTGAACTAGGTGGTGCATTAGCTGAAGTGTTTTTTGAAACACTTTATCATAAGGGCTGTTTTAGTGTTATTACAACACACTACAATAATATCAAATTCAAGGCAGATGAATTACCAGAAGCTACGAATGGATCTATGTTGTTTAATACGGAAAACCTACAGCCACTTTTTAAACTATCTATTGGTCAACCTGGAAGTTCCTTCACTTTTGAAGTTGCACAAATAAATGGAATTTCTAAAGATTTAATAGCTAAAGCAAAGACTAAATTAGATAAAAAGAAGGTTAAATTTGACCAATTACTGCACGAATTGCAGAAAGAGAAATCGTACTTAACACGGTTAACCCAAGAGCATATCACCTCACAATTTAAAGCAGAAGAAAGAAGAGAATTCTACGAACAATCACGAGATAAATACGAAGAGAAATTAGCACAATTACGAAAGAATGCAGAAGAGGCTAATAAATTTGTAAATCTTGGCAAAAAGATGCAACAATTCATAGATGCATATACCGCACGTTCTCGCAAGAAGGATGTAAATCAAGCTTTATTAGAAGAGGTTAAAAAATTTATAGCCGTAGAAAAAGCAAAAATAGAATCTGTAAAGAATGAAATTCGCTTAAAAAACAAAGAGAAGCGTTCTAATAAAGCACCTACTAAACAAGAGGAATCATATGCTCAAGACAGAATTAAAGTAGGAAGTAAAGTTAAACTCATCTCCACCAAGCAAGTGGGAGAAGTAGAAGAAATAAAAGGAAAGGATGTGGTAATTTCCTTTGGCTTTGCACGCATGAAAGTAAAACTCCAGCAGCTTAGTTGGGTCAAGGATTAGTTTAATACATCCATTATGTATAAAAAAATAGGTCAGCCTCTCTAAAGTTAACTGGGAAAGGTTACAAATTTGTTTGGGTAAGGAAGTCCCCATCATTATTTTACAGGGTCCTCCCCCCAGCCCCCTCCAAAGGGGGAGTTGGGAAGTCCTATTTTTTTTTTATTTCAATCCTCTTGCTTTTAGCAGAAACTCAGGAGAAGGAGCTTTTCCTCTCCAGCGTTCATACATTTCTTCATAGGATTGTGTATTACCTTTAGAAAGAATCATCTCTCTTAAACGTTGACCATTAGCACGCGTCATACCTCCGTTCTCAACAAACCAGCCATAAGCATCGTGATCTAACATTTCTGTCCAGGA includes:
- a CDS encoding DNA mismatch repair protein MutS — encoded protein: MLTCDRQTYQDLSFDKVQSLLEEFCIGPTAKKLALQLKPVGKRDELLKFLNQTNELTQIKRIGLPFPQLEFEELEKEIRLLSIKNASLPEASFSKIRLASGMSNDILHFLEKHANNYPQLKELFTNVKITKEIIQLIDEVFDLHNQIRDKASPTLFEIRQNLTHVHKQINTSFDRCVRKYLKKGVLNEIKESFIDERRVLAVISSYKKEVNGRILGNSKTGNITFIEPGEVLPHNKELEQLKDDEQKEIFIILQQLTKKLSNHLPLIKEYQHVLTKLDFIHAKSRLALLMKANLPAILKEQRMDLIDAYHPLLRLNNDLIKKETIPQHIAMHKGARMLVISGPNAGGKSITLKTVGILQLMLQCGLLVSVHPNSKMCLFDILLTDIGDNQSIADELSTYSYRLKRMKHFLNVSNNKTLLLMDEFGTGSDPELGGALAEVFFETLYHKGCFSVITTHYNNIKFKADELPEATNGSMLFNTENLQPLFKLSIGQPGSSFTFEVAQINGISKDLIAKAKTKLDKKKVKFDQLLHELQKEKSYLTRLTQEHITSQFKAEERREFYEQSRDKYEEKLAQLRKNAEEANKFVNLGKKMQQFIDAYTARSRKKDVNQALLEEVKKFIAVEKAKIESVKNEIRLKNKEKRSNKAPTKQEESYAQDRIKVGSKVKLISTKQVGEVEEIKGKDVVISFGFARMKVKLQQLSWVKD